One region of Thiorhodovibrio frisius genomic DNA includes:
- the ppsR gene encoding transcriptional regulator PpsR: MKLFDAPESALGELGTDAAAELIAAASDIALIIDGEGRILDLAFGNDELSNQIGDWVGLNWADTVTNDSRARLEQLLDSARADEQPPHWEQIEHVALSGDELPVRYCAASLGDRHRIVAVGRSQQGIAALQQRLVDAQQSLERDYWRLRQLETRYRLLFRSMSEAILIVDPVNGKIVEANPAASLLLATDSRKLVGRPFPEGFDTKSTEAIKSLLAGVRSAGRGSDVRARLRESETEFLVSAAPVRQENATLLLVRLTPVETNNNSGMLGEPRSRLFKMLENAPDGVVITRQDGRILSANNAFLELAQLSTEEQARGESLDRWLGRPGVDLNVLIANLRQHGAVRLFATTVRSDYGSSTEVEISAVAVQNADQPSFGFIIRNVDRRVSASSGAGRALPRSVEQLTELVGRVPLKEVVRESTDMIERLCIEAALELTGDNRASAAELLGLSRQSLYVKLRRYGLSESGSESGAEHATEH, from the coding sequence GTGAAATTGTTCGACGCACCGGAATCGGCCCTGGGAGAGTTGGGCACGGATGCTGCGGCAGAGCTGATTGCCGCAGCATCCGACATTGCGCTTATCATCGACGGTGAGGGGCGGATTCTTGATCTTGCCTTCGGCAATGACGAGCTTTCCAACCAGATCGGCGATTGGGTTGGCCTGAACTGGGCGGACACCGTCACCAACGACAGCCGCGCCCGGCTCGAGCAACTGCTCGACAGCGCCCGCGCCGACGAGCAGCCGCCACACTGGGAGCAGATCGAGCACGTGGCACTCAGTGGTGATGAGCTGCCTGTGCGTTATTGCGCTGCCAGCCTGGGTGATCGTCATCGCATCGTTGCGGTTGGTCGCAGCCAGCAGGGCATCGCCGCGCTCCAGCAGCGCTTGGTCGATGCCCAGCAGTCGCTGGAGCGCGACTATTGGCGCCTGCGCCAACTCGAGACCCGCTACCGTCTGCTGTTCCGCTCCATGTCCGAGGCGATTCTGATCGTCGATCCGGTCAACGGCAAGATCGTCGAGGCCAACCCGGCCGCCAGCCTGTTGCTCGCGACTGACTCGCGCAAACTGGTCGGTCGCCCCTTCCCCGAGGGCTTCGACACCAAGAGCACCGAGGCGATCAAGTCCCTGCTCGCCGGAGTGCGCTCGGCCGGGCGCGGCAGCGACGTGCGTGCCCGCTTGCGCGAATCTGAGACAGAATTCCTGGTCTCGGCCGCTCCGGTGCGCCAAGAGAACGCCACCTTGCTGCTGGTGCGCCTGACGCCGGTGGAAACCAACAACAACTCCGGCATGCTTGGCGAACCGCGTTCGCGGCTGTTTAAGATGTTGGAAAACGCCCCCGATGGTGTGGTCATCACCCGTCAGGACGGGCGCATTCTCAGTGCCAACAATGCCTTTTTAGAGCTTGCTCAGCTCTCAACCGAGGAGCAGGCACGCGGCGAGTCGCTTGACCGCTGGCTAGGGCGACCCGGCGTGGACCTGAACGTGCTGATCGCCAACCTGCGTCAGCACGGCGCGGTGCGGTTGTTCGCCACCACCGTGCGCAGCGACTATGGCAGCTCGACTGAGGTCGAGATTTCCGCCGTGGCGGTGCAAAATGCCGATCAGCCCAGTTTTGGCTTTATCATCCGCAATGTCGACCGCCGCGTGTCAGCCAGTTCCGGGGCTGGGCGTGCTCTGCCGCGCTCGGTCGAACAGCTTACCGAACTGGTCGGGCGGGTACCGCTGAAAGAGGTGGTGCGGGAGTCAACCGATATGATCGAGCGCCTGTGCATTGAGGCCGCGCTGGAGCTGACCGGCGACAACCGCGCCTCCGCCGCTGAGTTGCTGGGCTTGAGCCGCCAGAGTTTGTACGTCAAACTCCGCCGTTACGGCCTCAGTGAATCCGGTAGCGAATCCGGCGCCGAGCACGCAACCGAGCACTAA
- the chlG gene encoding chlorophyll synthase ChlG, with protein sequence MSEASSPPSQAPTQIEPTRIKPADVLEFMHPITWFPPMWAFTCGVVSSGQPILTNMLVLIAGVILAGPLLCATSQAVNDWFDRHVDAINEPDRPIPSGRIPGRWGLYIAIIWSAMSLLWSLWLGPWVIVATLLGIALAWAYSAPPARLKQNGWWGNAAVGFSYEGLAWVTGTAVMLGGMMPDWRSLTLAFLYSIGAHGIMTLNDFKAIEGDKQLGVRSLPVQLGADRAALLACIVMIAPQLIVIGLLFGWGQPWHGWAVTALVAGQSAMMLRFLQAPIERATWLSAFGVTLSVSGMMISAFAARALV encoded by the coding sequence ATGTCCGAAGCCAGCAGCCCACCCTCCCAAGCACCAACACAGATCGAACCAACCCGCATCAAACCAGCCGATGTGCTGGAGTTCATGCACCCCATCACCTGGTTCCCGCCGATGTGGGCCTTCACCTGCGGGGTGGTGTCCTCCGGGCAGCCGATTCTCACCAACATGCTGGTGCTGATCGCCGGCGTCATCCTGGCCGGGCCGCTGCTGTGCGCCACCAGCCAGGCTGTGAATGACTGGTTCGATCGTCATGTCGATGCCATCAATGAGCCCGACCGGCCGATTCCCTCCGGGCGCATTCCCGGGCGCTGGGGGCTATATATCGCCATCATCTGGTCGGCCATGTCGCTGCTGTGGTCGCTGTGGCTTGGCCCATGGGTCATAGTCGCGACCTTGCTTGGCATCGCGCTCGCCTGGGCTTACAGCGCCCCGCCGGCGCGACTGAAGCAAAACGGCTGGTGGGGCAATGCGGCCGTCGGTTTTTCTTACGAGGGCCTGGCCTGGGTCACGGGCACCGCCGTGATGCTTGGCGGTATGATGCCGGACTGGCGCAGCCTGACATTGGCCTTTCTCTACAGCATCGGCGCCCATGGCATCATGACGCTGAATGACTTCAAGGCGATTGAAGGCGACAAACAACTCGGTGTGCGCTCCCTGCCGGTGCAGCTGGGGGCGGATCGCGCCGCGCTGCTGGCCTGCATTGTGATGATCGCGCCCCAGTTGATTGTCATCGGCCTGCTGTTTGGCTGGGGTCAGCCCTGGCACGGCTGGGCGGTGACAGCCCTAGTCGCCGGGCAGAGCGCGATGATGCTGCGCTTCCTGCAAGCCCCGATTGAGCGCGCCACCTGGCTCAGCGCCTTCGGCGTCACTCTCTCGGTCAGCGGCATGATGATCAGTGCCTTCGCCGCCCGCGCGTTGGTCTGA
- a CDS encoding geranylgeranyl diphosphate reductase, producing MSELETFDVVVIGGGPAGATAATDLARRGRSVLLLDRPGRIKPCGGAIPPIAISEFEIPDEQLVAKINSARMVAPSERHVDMPINGGYVGMVDRAPFDEWLRERAAAAGATRRNGSYQRIDRDSDGTAIVHFQPEEAGSKAEAKPAPEQVRARAIIGADGAMSRVAKDCVPGAKELPHVAAYHEIVRSPDANHGDFDPTRCDVYYQGKISPDFYGWVFPHGETTSVGVGTELKGFSLKQATADLRKAAGLEDCETLRCEGAPIPLHPLKKWDNDRDLVLAGDAAGVVAPASGEGIYYALTGGRLAADAVEQFLITGDAKALAQARKRFMKAHGRVFWILGIMQRFWYKSDKRRERFVSLCDDPDIQHLTWEAYMHKRLVRAKPAAHLRIFLKDTAHLLGLTKAWKGGEDKAPKT from the coding sequence ATGTCAGAACTTGAAACTTTCGATGTCGTCGTGATCGGCGGCGGCCCCGCTGGCGCCACGGCGGCGACTGATCTCGCCCGTCGCGGGCGTTCTGTGCTGCTGCTCGACCGTCCCGGGCGTATCAAGCCTTGCGGCGGTGCCATTCCGCCCATTGCCATCTCTGAATTCGAGATTCCCGACGAGCAGCTGGTTGCCAAGATCAACTCCGCGCGCATGGTGGCGCCGAGCGAGCGCCACGTCGATATGCCCATCAATGGCGGCTATGTCGGCATGGTTGACCGCGCCCCCTTCGACGAATGGCTGCGCGAGCGTGCCGCTGCTGCCGGTGCCACCCGGCGCAATGGCAGCTATCAGCGCATTGATCGCGACAGCGACGGCACGGCCATCGTCCACTTCCAGCCCGAGGAAGCAGGCAGCAAAGCCGAGGCCAAACCGGCGCCCGAGCAGGTGCGCGCGCGCGCCATTATCGGCGCCGATGGAGCCATGTCGCGCGTGGCAAAAGACTGCGTACCCGGCGCCAAGGAGCTGCCGCATGTCGCGGCCTATCATGAGATCGTCCGCTCGCCGGATGCCAATCATGGCGACTTCGACCCGACCCGCTGCGATGTCTACTACCAGGGCAAAATCTCACCGGACTTCTACGGCTGGGTCTTCCCCCATGGCGAGACCACCAGCGTTGGCGTCGGCACCGAGCTAAAGGGCTTTTCGCTCAAGCAGGCCACCGCCGATCTGCGCAAGGCCGCCGGACTCGAAGACTGCGAGACCCTGCGCTGCGAGGGCGCCCCCATTCCGCTGCATCCGCTGAAGAAATGGGACAATGATCGCGATCTGGTGCTAGCTGGCGACGCTGCCGGCGTGGTCGCCCCCGCCTCCGGTGAAGGCATCTACTATGCGCTCACCGGCGGGCGCCTCGCGGCCGACGCGGTCGAGCAGTTTCTGATCACCGGCGATGCCAAGGCTTTGGCCCAAGCCCGCAAGCGTTTTATGAAGGCCCACGGGCGGGTGTTCTGGATTCTCGGCATCATGCAGCGCTTCTGGTACAAGAGCGACAAGCGCCGCGAGCGGTTTGTCAGCCTGTGCGACGACCCGGACATCCAGCATCTGACCTGGGAAGCCTATATGCACAAGCGCTTGGTGCGCGCCAAACCCGCGGCGCACCTGCGTATTTTTCTCAAAGACACAGCCCATCTGCTCGGCCTGACCAAGGCTTGGAAGGGCGGCGAGGACAAGGCCCCGAAGACTTGA
- a CDS encoding sensor domain-containing protein has protein sequence MASPPSQSPTASHRGNEQRFRTLVEVNQVAIMELDTQGRFRYANPAACRMLGYTHERLVQMEVADLLPAEEAEQLHRDLAYFVAEQPEPFTYTNHNRTGDGRWIEVQVDWNYLRDDSGAVIGFVSISSDITAFRLSQRLLDGRNAVLERLARGAPLEEMLRAIVDYSQDIMRDAWISIHLLDAECGKLHSAISSRLPTSYLQAVEGVRIGPNVGSCGHAAFTGERTIASDLRSDPKWDGYRDLVLPLGLLACWSEPILGRDGHVLGTFAIYLPDARAPEPADLQLIASAAELASIVIEHQEDANARRVAEERAQLLLNSTVEGIFGIDLDERISFANPSTARLLGGSAEAITTADLIGRDPHALFHYANAAGEPLPRSECRMLRAAREACQQHVSDEVFWRLDGSAFPVEYWAMPVYHDGQVTGAVVTFHDISERRRAEREIEHLAFHDPLTGLPNRALFRETLSHAHANFLRQGRPFALHMLDLDHFKDVNDTLGHPVGDQLLCAVGARITDLLRASDTLARLGGDEFALLQENIQTSDDAARLASKIIEALNQEFHIDQHPLRINTSIGILIASRDDSNVDEMIGRADAALYRAKAAGRGTLAFFESELASHLQQEMEIVNALSEALQQERIQVYYQPQVNLADASLVGMEALMRWDHPTRGLLKPEEFFAVADKRGLLRDLANAAMMQACKQAGAWRNAGLDYNQIAVNLCARQLNHPHFVTDTKRILETTGVAPESLTLELTESLLSQADDHAQQKLRELAELGVQFAVDDFGAGFSSLRHLSDLPVAKLKLDRSLVVSLPEQRDAAEIVKASIALGKALNFTILAEGVETQSQAEFLHAHGCDQAQGFFYAVPAAASTIEKDWLRRPAP, from the coding sequence ATGGCTTCTCCCCCGTCTCAGTCGCCGACGGCTTCGCATCGAGGCAACGAGCAGCGCTTCCGCACCCTGGTGGAAGTCAATCAAGTGGCCATCATGGAACTCGACACCCAGGGTCGCTTCCGCTACGCCAATCCGGCCGCCTGCCGGATGCTGGGCTATACCCACGAGCGCCTCGTCCAAATGGAGGTCGCGGATCTGCTGCCGGCCGAGGAGGCCGAGCAGTTGCACCGGGATCTGGCCTACTTTGTCGCCGAGCAGCCCGAACCCTTCACCTATACCAACCACAACCGCACCGGGGACGGGCGTTGGATCGAGGTGCAGGTCGACTGGAACTACCTGCGCGATGACAGCGGCGCGGTGATTGGTTTCGTCAGTATTTCCTCCGACATCACCGCCTTTCGACTGTCGCAGCGGTTGCTCGACGGGCGCAATGCCGTCCTCGAGCGACTCGCCCGTGGCGCGCCGCTAGAAGAGATGCTGCGCGCCATTGTCGATTACAGCCAGGACATCATGCGCGATGCCTGGATCTCCATCCATCTGCTCGACGCCGAATGCGGCAAGTTGCATTCTGCCATCAGCAGTCGGTTGCCCACCAGCTACCTGCAAGCTGTCGAAGGCGTGCGCATCGGCCCCAATGTTGGTTCCTGCGGTCACGCCGCTTTCACCGGCGAGCGCACCATCGCGAGCGACCTGCGCAGCGACCCAAAGTGGGACGGCTATCGCGACCTGGTCCTGCCGCTGGGATTGCTCGCCTGCTGGTCGGAACCCATCCTCGGACGCGATGGACATGTGCTCGGCACCTTTGCCATTTACCTGCCGGACGCGCGCGCGCCCGAGCCCGCTGACCTGCAACTCATCGCGTCCGCGGCTGAACTGGCCAGCATCGTAATTGAGCACCAGGAGGACGCCAACGCCCGAAGAGTGGCCGAGGAGCGGGCTCAACTGCTGCTGAATTCCACGGTCGAGGGTATCTTTGGTATCGACCTCGATGAACGCATCAGCTTTGCTAATCCGTCAACGGCGCGCCTGCTTGGTGGATCCGCCGAGGCGATCACCACCGCTGACCTCATTGGTCGCGATCCGCATGCCCTGTTTCACTATGCCAACGCCGCTGGCGAGCCGCTGCCGCGCTCGGAATGCCGCATGCTGCGCGCGGCGCGCGAAGCTTGCCAGCAACATGTGAGTGACGAGGTGTTCTGGCGGCTGGATGGCAGCGCCTTTCCGGTCGAGTACTGGGCCATGCCCGTGTATCATGACGGGCAGGTCACCGGCGCGGTTGTCACCTTCCATGACATCAGCGAGCGGCGTCGCGCCGAGCGTGAGATCGAGCATCTGGCCTTCCATGATCCCCTGACCGGCCTGCCTAACCGGGCGCTGTTTCGCGAAACCCTTAGCCACGCCCATGCCAATTTTCTGCGCCAGGGCCGTCCTTTTGCGCTGCACATGCTCGATCTTGATCACTTCAAGGATGTCAACGACACCCTTGGGCATCCAGTTGGCGATCAACTCCTGTGCGCGGTGGGTGCTCGTATTACAGATCTGCTACGCGCCAGCGATACCCTGGCCCGTCTCGGCGGCGATGAATTCGCCCTGCTGCAGGAAAACATCCAAACCTCTGACGATGCCGCGCGACTGGCGAGCAAGATTATCGAAGCGCTGAACCAGGAATTCCATATCGATCAGCACCCGCTGCGCATCAATACCAGTATCGGCATTCTGATTGCGAGCCGCGATGACTCCAATGTTGATGAAATGATTGGTCGCGCCGATGCCGCCCTGTACCGAGCTAAGGCCGCCGGTCGCGGCACGCTGGCCTTTTTTGAGAGCGAGTTGGCTAGCCATCTGCAACAGGAGATGGAGATTGTCAACGCACTGTCTGAAGCCTTGCAGCAAGAGCGCATCCAGGTGTATTACCAGCCACAGGTGAACTTGGCCGACGCCAGCTTGGTTGGGATGGAAGCGCTGATGCGCTGGGACCATCCGACACGCGGCCTGCTGAAGCCGGAAGAATTTTTTGCCGTGGCGGACAAACGCGGCCTGCTGCGCGATCTCGCCAATGCCGCCATGATGCAGGCCTGCAAACAGGCAGGGGCCTGGCGGAATGCTGGCCTGGACTACAATCAGATTGCGGTCAATCTGTGCGCGCGGCAACTCAACCACCCGCATTTCGTCACCGACACCAAACGCATCTTAGAGACCACCGGTGTTGCCCCCGAGAGCCTGACGCTGGAGCTGACCGAAAGCCTGCTCAGCCAGGCCGACGATCATGCGCAACAGAAGCTGCGTGAACTCGCGGAGCTTGGCGTTCAATTCGCCGTCGATGATTTTGGCGCTGGCTTCTCCTCGCTGCGCCATTTGTCCGACTTGCCGGTCGCCAAGCTCAAGCTTGATCGCAGCCTGGTTGTCAGCCTGCCTGAACAGCGCGACGCGGCAGAAATCGTCAAAGCCAGTATCGCGCTCGGTAAGGCACTGAACTTCACCATCCTTGCCGAGGGTGTCGAAACCCAGAGCCAGGCTGAATTTCTGCACGCCCACGGCTGCGATCAGGCGCAAGGCTTTTTCTACGCCGTTCCAGCCGCCGCCAGCACCATAGAAAAAGACTGGCTGCGCCGCCCGGCCCCTTAA
- a CDS encoding methyl-accepting chemotaxis protein has product MFKNQSLSIKRLFLLLAIAGTLLAVLLLAALWKVNQAQTELAQVYEQRYHSYLLADQLRQSSDDLTRMARTYVVTDDPEFEREYWEVLAIRNGEHPRPQHYERIYWDFVAAGDQQPRPDGDTIALRELMRRAGFTEDEFAKLAEAQANSDALVDTEMVAMNAMKGRYRDDSGNFAQQGEPDPELARRLMHDKDYHAFKARIMKPVDEFFVLLDARTSQAVAEAQQRSQAAYQQVIALVSLTLVLGTLVLFLLYRWLRGQLGGEPAYVRGIVETIADGDLQAPIKRRARDHDSLLAAMASMRASLAKMLGDIDSHAGQLTDSAERLADTAGIIARSGEMRIGANQSIAAAVEEMSSSVAEITSTMEELSASSTQIADHSQAVVDVASRTLASSRAGTQAMHQLLARMAEIRTDNQKSLDEILALGQRSKEIGKFMDLIDAVADQTKLIAFNAALEASSAGDAGKRFSVVASEIRRLADSVSESTREIEGKMLDIQDTIARLVVTSEKSSTTIAAGLASSESTAAILDELEQAADQTTGAAQKISLSTQQQKTASAQVVQALHEIAEASTHTSSAVTGISEISATLLSMAQRLRALFKRFKFARAEIRGDALMDTGVDTGSDTGIDTGGNSGSTT; this is encoded by the coding sequence ATGTTCAAGAACCAAAGTCTTTCCATCAAGCGCCTGTTTCTGCTGTTGGCCATCGCTGGCACCCTGCTCGCGGTGCTGCTGCTGGCAGCCCTGTGGAAAGTCAACCAGGCGCAAACCGAACTGGCGCAGGTCTATGAGCAGCGCTATCACTCTTATCTGCTCGCCGATCAGCTGCGCCAAAGCTCGGACGATCTCACCCGCATGGCACGCACCTATGTGGTCACCGATGATCCGGAGTTCGAGCGCGAGTACTGGGAGGTCTTGGCCATCCGCAATGGCGAGCACCCCAGGCCCCAGCACTACGAGCGCATCTACTGGGATTTTGTCGCAGCGGGCGACCAGCAGCCGCGCCCGGATGGCGACACCATCGCCCTGCGCGAGCTGATGCGCCGCGCCGGTTTTACCGAGGATGAGTTTGCCAAACTGGCCGAGGCACAGGCCAATTCCGATGCCCTGGTGGACACGGAAATGGTCGCCATGAATGCGATGAAAGGCCGCTATCGTGACGACAGCGGCAATTTCGCTCAGCAGGGTGAGCCTGATCCCGAGCTGGCCCGGCGCTTGATGCACGACAAGGACTATCACGCCTTTAAGGCGCGCATCATGAAGCCGGTCGATGAGTTCTTCGTGCTGCTTGATGCGCGCACCAGCCAGGCTGTGGCCGAGGCCCAGCAACGCAGCCAAGCGGCCTATCAGCAGGTTATCGCGCTGGTCAGCCTGACTCTGGTGCTGGGCACTCTGGTGCTCTTTTTGCTCTATCGCTGGCTGCGCGGGCAACTCGGCGGAGAGCCGGCCTATGTGCGCGGCATTGTCGAGACCATTGCCGATGGCGATCTACAGGCGCCCATCAAGCGCCGTGCGCGCGACCACGACAGCCTGCTTGCGGCCATGGCAAGCATGCGCGCCAGCCTGGCCAAGATGCTCGGCGACATCGACAGCCATGCCGGACAGTTGACCGACTCGGCCGAGCGCCTGGCCGACACCGCCGGCATCATCGCCCGCTCTGGCGAAATGCGCATCGGGGCCAATCAGTCCATCGCCGCAGCCGTGGAGGAGATGTCCTCATCGGTGGCCGAAATTACCTCTACCATGGAAGAACTCTCGGCCTCTTCCACCCAGATTGCCGATCATTCCCAGGCGGTGGTGGATGTCGCCAGCCGCACTCTCGCCAGCAGCCGCGCCGGCACCCAGGCCATGCACCAACTGCTCGCGCGCATGGCGGAGATTCGCACCGACAACCAGAAGAGCCTGGATGAAATCCTGGCACTCGGCCAGCGCTCGAAAGAAATTGGCAAATTTATGGACCTGATCGACGCGGTGGCGGATCAGACCAAACTCATCGCTTTCAACGCCGCGCTTGAGGCATCCAGCGCCGGGGATGCTGGCAAGCGCTTCTCGGTGGTGGCGAGTGAAATCCGCCGTCTAGCCGACAGTGTGTCCGAGTCGACGCGCGAAATTGAAGGCAAGATGCTGGACATCCAGGACACCATCGCCCGCCTGGTGGTGACCTCGGAAAAAAGCTCCACCACCATAGCCGCCGGTCTGGCGAGCAGCGAATCCACCGCCGCCATTCTCGATGAGCTGGAACAGGCCGCAGATCAGACCACAGGCGCGGCACAAAAGATCTCTCTTTCCACCCAGCAGCAAAAAACCGCCAGCGCCCAGGTGGTGCAGGCGCTGCATGAGATCGCCGAGGCCAGCACGCATACATCGAGCGCGGTGACCGGTATTTCGGAGATCAGCGCCACGCTTTTATCCATGGCCCAAAGGCTGCGCGCGCTCTTTAAGCGCTTTAAGTTTGCGCGCGCCGAGATCCGCGGCGACGCCCTTATGGACACCGGCGTGGACACGGGCAGCGACACTGGTATTGACACTGGCGGCAACAGCGGCAGCACCACCTGA
- the cheB gene encoding chemotaxis-specific protein-glutamate methyltransferase CheB, whose amino-acid sequence MSIRVLIVDDSPLARGLLRAILEREPDIEVVGEATDGYRAVDLARELRPSLVTMDMEMPGLHGLDAIAKIMRTKALPILVVSNVEDAATACEALNRGALDVIAKPDDSEARVAAFIAKVRLLAGMVVATRWRAPQAQRQLAQEPKASPTRRPSPAPPQASAQSRLVAIAASTGGPQALATILSTLPADFPATVLIAQHIAEGFSAGLAQWLSLSSRLPVQLARDGETPRSGQVYLSPSEHNLALSAGGRLELRPRTASDIYHPNCDLLLCSVAEVAGPRAIGLILTGMSSDGALGMAHIRAHGGLTLAQDEASSVVYGMNRVAIEAGAIDRVLPLAQLGASIDRAVRAA is encoded by the coding sequence ATGAGCATCCGGGTGCTGATCGTCGATGACAGCCCGCTTGCGCGGGGTCTGTTGCGCGCCATCCTCGAGCGCGAGCCGGATATCGAGGTAGTCGGCGAGGCCACCGACGGTTACCGTGCGGTTGATCTGGCACGTGAGCTGCGCCCGAGCCTGGTGACCATGGATATGGAAATGCCGGGCTTGCATGGCCTGGATGCCATTGCCAAGATCATGCGCACCAAGGCGCTGCCGATTCTGGTGGTGAGCAACGTCGAGGATGCCGCCACCGCCTGCGAGGCGCTCAATCGCGGCGCGCTCGATGTGATTGCCAAACCTGACGACAGCGAGGCCAGGGTCGCGGCCTTCATCGCCAAGGTGCGCCTGCTGGCCGGCATGGTGGTTGCCACCCGTTGGCGAGCCCCGCAAGCCCAGCGCCAACTGGCACAAGAACCCAAGGCTTCACCCACCCGGCGTCCCTCACCAGCGCCCCCTCAGGCCTCTGCCCAGTCAAGACTGGTGGCCATCGCCGCCTCAACCGGCGGCCCCCAGGCGCTGGCCACCATTCTCTCGACGCTGCCGGCCGACTTCCCGGCGACGGTGCTCATCGCCCAGCACATCGCTGAGGGCTTCAGTGCCGGTCTGGCGCAATGGCTGTCGCTGAGTTCGCGCCTGCCGGTGCAACTGGCCAGGGACGGTGAAACGCCCCGCAGTGGTCAGGTCTATCTATCCCCGTCGGAGCACAATCTGGCCCTCAGCGCTGGCGGGCGCTTGGAGTTGCGCCCGCGCACTGCCAGCGACATCTACCACCCAAACTGCGATCTGCTGCTGTGCTCGGTGGCCGAGGTAGCCGGCCCGCGAGCAATCGGCTTGATTCTCACCGGCATGAGCAGCGACGGCGCCCTGGGCATGGCGCATATCCGCGCCCATGGCGGCCTGACCCTGGCCCAGGACGAGGCCAGCTCGGTGGTCTATGGCATGAACCGGGTGGCGATTGAGGCTGGCGCCATCGATCGGGTTCTGCCGCTGGCCCAGCTTGGCGCCAGCATTGATCGTGCAGTGCGGGCCGCGTGA
- a CDS encoding CheR family methyltransferase → MKALELDAFKTLVREHFGLVFEQQTQSKLAGALAKRMAACELYLPRAYAARLRADAAERQALVNLLTVNETYFFREPEQLRLLIQRLIPRRLAVRADDARVRLLSAGCSSGEEVYSLIMLLTEVYGERTPELFEVMGGDIDSAILEKARAGHYGRFSFRGVSAERQTRFFLPSGSGYQVRDGILAQARFVPLNLSAPPASLGRFDCILYRNVSIYFDEPTRERVLRNLIRLLKPEGCLIIGSSETLGNDIGLLELIQEDGLFYFINRCCGESDSPVSKSAAGALVTDDFPPPRPPDPPAPQLAPPAAQRARPLAAAPASPAAPVQPAPPAPAKQAPMPLASQPPAAPWPLDPVQQLIAEQRFDEALATVGERLAQAPADADALLLSAYLLLERRQFDAAEEQVRQVLGQQPWLTDAWLLQGLINKWREQADPAVAAFKRAIYIQPDCWPAHFHLGDLYRARGDGAQTGRAWSAVARLLAAEPPPASGLRLRALEPPAKMARYLCERHLAPEREPRSS, encoded by the coding sequence ATGAAAGCGCTTGAGCTCGACGCCTTCAAAACCCTGGTGCGCGAGCACTTCGGTCTCGTCTTCGAGCAGCAGACCCAGAGCAAGCTCGCCGGCGCTCTGGCCAAACGCATGGCCGCCTGCGAGCTATATCTGCCACGCGCCTATGCCGCGCGCCTGCGCGCTGATGCAGCTGAGCGCCAGGCGCTGGTCAATCTGCTCACGGTGAACGAGACCTATTTTTTTCGCGAGCCCGAGCAACTGCGGCTGCTGATCCAACGTCTGATTCCGCGCCGTCTGGCTGTGCGCGCAGACGACGCCAGGGTGCGTCTGCTAAGTGCCGGCTGTTCCTCGGGCGAGGAAGTCTATTCGCTGATCATGCTGCTGACCGAGGTCTACGGCGAGCGCACGCCAGAGTTGTTTGAGGTGATGGGCGGCGACATCGACAGTGCCATTCTGGAGAAAGCCCGCGCCGGGCACTATGGGCGCTTTTCCTTTCGCGGTGTCAGCGCCGAGCGCCAGACGCGGTTTTTCCTGCCCAGCGGCTCTGGCTACCAGGTGCGGGACGGGATTCTCGCTCAGGCGCGCTTCGTACCGCTGAATCTGAGCGCACCGCCGGCCAGCCTGGGCCGGTTCGATTGTATTTTGTATCGCAATGTCTCCATCTACTTTGACGAGCCTACGCGCGAGCGGGTGCTGCGCAATCTGATCCGGCTGCTGAAGCCCGAGGGCTGCTTGATCATCGGCAGCTCCGAGACTCTGGGCAACGACATTGGTCTGCTGGAACTGATCCAGGAAGACGGCCTGTTTTATTTCATCAACCGCTGCTGCGGCGAGAGCGACAGCCCGGTATCCAAGAGCGCGGCTGGGGCTCTGGTCACTGACGATTTCCCACCGCCGCGCCCGCCAGACCCACCAGCCCCGCAACTCGCGCCACCCGCAGCACAAAGAGCCAGGCCGCTTGCCGCAGCGCCCGCGAGTCCGGCTGCTCCGGTCCAGCCCGCGCCGCCGGCACCTGCTAAGCAAGCGCCTATGCCGCTCGCTTCCCAGCCGCCTGCCGCGCCATGGCCACTCGACCCGGTGCAGCAGTTGATTGCCGAGCAGCGCTTCGACGAAGCGCTGGCGACGGTTGGCGAGCGGCTCGCGCAGGCCCCGGCGGATGCCGATGCCCTGCTGCTTAGCGCCTATCTGCTGCTTGAGCGCCGCCAGTTCGACGCGGCCGAGGAGCAAGTCCGCCAGGTGCTCGGACAGCAGCCATGGCTCACCGATGCCTGGCTACTGCAGGGGCTCATCAACAAATGGCGCGAGCAAGCGGACCCGGCAGTGGCGGCTTTTAAGCGCGCGATTTACATCCAGCCGGACTGCTGGCCCGCGCATTTTCATCTCGGCGATCTTTACCGCGCCCGGGGTGATGGCGCGCAGACCGGGCGTGCCTGGTCCGCCGTCGCACGGCTGCTGGCAGCTGAACCACCGCCGGCCAGCGGTCTGCGCCTTCGCGCTCTGGAACCGCCCGCCAAGATGGCCCGCTATCTGTGCGAGCGGCATCTGGCGCCCGAGCGGGAACCGAGGTCGAGCTAG